A single region of the Phycisphaerae bacterium RAS1 genome encodes:
- a CDS encoding preprotein translocase subunit SecA, whose protein sequence is MNWLLNVGDADVMRDATSASTVFWYRARRAGTWLSIGAAPLALLLIAGALLVAGPGGGLLAFAQRDVMAVTVAVLAVLCGLYGGWLFFKFTPSRNDRIVLSLRDFVRGRVDPVEAALQGLSDDELKARTAEFRERLARGESIDDIRAEAYACVREASRRARAHRQFECQLIGGRVIEGCNVAEMRTGEGKTIVCYMANYLKVLQGLKVHMVTVNDYLVKRDADFCRPIFELLGVTVGNISADMPVFGDGAEIRRAAYGCDITYGTNSEFGFDYLRDNMKQSRRDQMQGKQDFVVVDEVDSILIDEARTPLIISGAAHDDVTNYRVADNIARLLLRKQEQSNKEMALRIDDVEATADKDTRADAKFKDGIKKFRTDPLWLSSEEAEAIGHTQYFVVELDRKSAHMTEHGAKIAQQELAIGTFYDSKNMNWPHYIDNSLRAHTCYQRDKEYVVQEDIVTIVDEFTGRLMTGRQWSDGLHQAVEAKERVTIKQETQTLATITLQNLFKLYKQLAGMTGTAMTEADEFMKIYRLEVVAIPTNKPVRRVDYNDKIYKTGETKYDAIVEEIRSYSQNGYPADPWSLHDMLKHAEKTLREQLHARPELQAEIDPQLATINTGISAFKNGEGDEKALETAYQQLMGDSLKGRPILVGTTSVENSEKLSQLLTRRYGIDHEVLNAKNHAREAEIVAKAGQLHEVVRSKQRFMQGNVTIATNMAGRGTDIRLAEGVPDAGGLHVVGTERHESRRIDNQLRGRCGRQGDPGSSRFFLSLDDELLRLFMGEWVLRMLNMLGFEEGMAIEDKRLNKGIERAQKKVEERNFAIRKNLLEYDEVMDYQRKTFYSLRQRVVEGRDLSVLIWDMIDEVVADAVHRFYDPLYAATCIVEWVNQHVGVQIEAEKLETKNLDLLQEQVRDLAAAEMRSHVQRVFGEYIDPGSPAEEWDVRGLSSWASQYGLSVSQAEVRKGDPEELFERIIAAAEAKVRAEDMAALEQYVDPLFPKARLVRWAKDKFEVEIPLDEIARVGPEDADRTIREKMRAAYRIREIEYPVGAVIEFAMQRGGQNATEVLSRIAAWANRKFGFDWTYEHFSGKTPQEVFRELREVNEQFLYNGRFDAEIDKAIQENPDAQIIEWARKRFGTALEGNPIRLDGDLREQLKRAAYEMLRFELTQLERYVMLNTFDSVWKDHMYAMDLLRSGIWLRGQAERDPKIEYKREGTRLFNEMNANIRERVTDLIFKVHLMAGGGGAAAPGAAPTPDAGTAYGRMQTAKADATGAGFSAADRDRDAAMQKQGEAGAKVDPIKRATPKVGRNDPCPCGSGKKYKQCHGKGA, encoded by the coding sequence ATGAACTGGTTACTTAACGTCGGCGACGCGGATGTCATGCGGGACGCGACCAGCGCGTCGACCGTGTTCTGGTATCGCGCCCGCCGGGCTGGCACGTGGCTCTCGATCGGCGCCGCGCCGCTGGCGCTGCTCCTGATCGCCGGGGCGCTGCTCGTGGCCGGACCGGGCGGCGGGCTGCTGGCCTTTGCGCAGCGCGACGTGATGGCCGTAACGGTCGCCGTGCTGGCGGTCCTGTGCGGGCTGTACGGCGGGTGGCTGTTCTTCAAATTCACGCCGTCGCGCAACGATCGCATTGTGCTGTCGCTGCGCGATTTCGTCCGCGGCCGCGTCGATCCGGTTGAGGCGGCGCTCCAGGGGCTCTCGGACGACGAGCTGAAAGCCAGGACCGCGGAGTTCCGTGAGCGCCTCGCCCGCGGCGAGAGCATCGACGACATCCGCGCCGAGGCGTATGCCTGTGTGCGCGAGGCGTCGCGCCGCGCCAGGGCCCACCGCCAGTTCGAGTGTCAGCTCATCGGCGGGCGCGTCATCGAAGGCTGCAACGTGGCCGAGATGCGCACCGGCGAAGGCAAGACGATCGTCTGCTACATGGCCAATTACCTGAAGGTCCTGCAGGGCCTGAAGGTGCACATGGTCACGGTCAATGATTACCTGGTGAAGCGCGACGCCGACTTCTGCCGCCCCATCTTCGAGCTGCTGGGCGTGACGGTCGGCAATATCTCCGCGGACATGCCGGTCTTTGGCGATGGGGCGGAAATCCGCCGGGCGGCCTATGGCTGCGACATCACCTACGGCACGAACAGCGAATTCGGCTTCGATTATCTGCGCGACAATATGAAGCAGTCGCGCCGCGACCAGATGCAGGGCAAGCAGGATTTCGTGGTCGTTGACGAGGTGGACAGCATCCTGATCGACGAGGCCCGCACGCCGTTGATCATCTCCGGCGCCGCGCATGACGACGTGACCAACTACCGCGTGGCCGACAACATCGCCCGGCTGCTGCTCCGCAAGCAGGAGCAGTCGAACAAGGAAATGGCTCTGCGGATCGACGACGTCGAGGCGACCGCCGACAAGGACACGCGCGCGGACGCCAAGTTCAAGGACGGCATCAAGAAATTCCGCACTGACCCGCTCTGGCTCAGCAGCGAAGAAGCCGAGGCCATCGGTCACACGCAGTATTTCGTGGTCGAGCTGGACCGCAAGTCGGCCCACATGACCGAGCACGGGGCCAAGATCGCCCAGCAGGAGCTGGCGATCGGCACGTTCTACGACAGCAAGAACATGAACTGGCCGCACTACATCGACAACTCGCTGCGGGCGCACACCTGCTACCAGCGCGACAAGGAATATGTGGTCCAGGAAGACATCGTCACCATCGTCGATGAGTTCACCGGCCGCCTGATGACCGGCCGGCAGTGGTCCGACGGCCTGCACCAGGCGGTCGAGGCCAAGGAACGCGTCACCATCAAGCAGGAAACGCAGACGCTCGCGACCATCACGCTCCAGAACCTCTTCAAGCTCTACAAGCAGCTCGCCGGCATGACCGGTACGGCCATGACCGAGGCCGACGAGTTCATGAAGATCTACAGGCTTGAAGTCGTCGCGATCCCCACCAACAAGCCCGTCCGCCGCGTCGATTACAACGACAAGATCTACAAGACCGGCGAGACCAAGTACGACGCGATCGTCGAGGAAATCCGCTCCTACAGCCAGAACGGATATCCCGCCGATCCGTGGTCGCTGCACGACATGCTCAAGCACGCGGAAAAGACGCTCCGCGAGCAGCTTCACGCTCGGCCCGAGCTTCAGGCCGAAATCGACCCGCAACTCGCCACGATCAACACCGGGATCAGCGCATTCAAGAACGGCGAAGGCGATGAGAAGGCGCTCGAGACGGCCTATCAGCAGCTCATGGGCGATTCGCTGAAAGGCCGCCCGATCCTCGTCGGCACCACCAGCGTCGAGAACTCCGAGAAGCTCAGCCAGCTTCTGACGCGCCGCTACGGCATCGATCACGAAGTGCTCAATGCCAAGAACCACGCCCGCGAAGCCGAGATCGTCGCCAAGGCCGGCCAACTGCACGAAGTCGTCCGCAGCAAGCAGCGTTTCATGCAGGGCAACGTCACCATCGCCACCAATATGGCCGGCCGCGGAACCGACATCCGCCTGGCCGAGGGCGTCCCCGACGCCGGCGGTCTGCACGTCGTCGGCACCGAGCGTCACGAAAGCCGCCGCATCGACAACCAGCTCCGCGGCCGCTGCGGCCGGCAGGGCGACCCCGGCAGTTCGCGCTTCTTCCTCTCGCTGGATGATGAACTGCTGCGGCTCTTCATGGGCGAGTGGGTGCTGCGCATGCTGAACATGCTCGGCTTCGAAGAGGGGATGGCGATTGAGGACAAGCGGCTCAACAAGGGCATCGAACGGGCCCAGAAAAAGGTCGAAGAGCGCAACTTCGCCATCCGCAAGAACCTGCTCGAATACGACGAGGTGATGGACTACCAGCGAAAGACCTTCTATTCGCTGCGGCAGCGCGTGGTCGAAGGCCGCGACCTGTCGGTCCTCATCTGGGACATGATCGACGAAGTCGTCGCCGACGCCGTCCATCGCTTCTACGACCCGCTTTACGCCGCCACGTGCATCGTCGAGTGGGTCAACCAGCACGTCGGCGTTCAGATCGAGGCGGAAAAGCTGGAAACGAAGAACCTCGATCTGCTTCAGGAGCAGGTGCGCGACCTGGCCGCCGCCGAAATGCGCAGCCACGTGCAGCGCGTCTTCGGCGAGTACATCGACCCCGGCTCGCCGGCGGAAGAGTGGGACGTGCGCGGCCTTTCAAGCTGGGCGTCGCAATACGGGTTGAGCGTGTCACAGGCCGAAGTGCGCAAGGGCGATCCGGAGGAGCTGTTCGAGCGGATCATCGCCGCCGCCGAAGCCAAGGTGCGGGCGGAAGACATGGCGGCGCTGGAGCAGTACGTTGATCCGCTCTTTCCGAAGGCGCGCCTGGTGCGCTGGGCCAAGGACAAGTTCGAGGTCGAGATTCCGCTGGACGAGATCGCCCGCGTCGGCCCCGAAGACGCCGACCGCACCATCCGCGAGAAGATGCGGGCCGCCTACCGCATCCGCGAGATCGAGTACCCCGTCGGCGCGGTGATCGAGTTCGCCATGCAGCGCGGCGGGCAGAATGCGACCGAGGTGCTGAGCCGCATCGCCGCCTGGGCCAACCGCAAGTTCGGCTTCGACTGGACCTACGAGCACTTTTCGGGCAAAACGCCGCAGGAAGTCTTCCGCGAGCTGCGCGAGGTCAATGAGCAGTTCCTTTACAACGGCCGCTTCGACGCCGAAATCGACAAGGCGATTCAGGAGAACCCCGACGCGCAGATCATCGAGTGGGCCCGGAAACGCTTCGGCACGGCGCTCGAGGGCAACCCGATCCGTCTGGATGGCGACCTGCGCGAGCAGCTCAAGCGCGCCGCCTACGAGATGCTGAGATTCGAGCTGACGCAGCTCGAGCGCTACGTCATGCTCAACACGTTTGATTCGGTCTGGAAGGACCACATGTACGCGATGGACCTGCTCCGCAGCGGAATCTGGCTGCGCGGGCAGGCCGAGCGCGACCCGAAGATCGAGTACAAGCGCGAGGGCACGCGGCTGTTCAACGAGATGAACGCCAACATCCGCGAGCGCGTCACCGACCTGATCTTCAAGGTGCACCTGATGGCCGGCGGTGGCGGCGCTGCCGCGCCCGGCGCGGCGCCCACGCCGGACGCCGGCACGGCCTACGGCCGCATGCAGACCGCCAAGGCCGACGCCACCGGCGCTGGTTTCTCGGCTGCCGACCGTGATCGCGATGCGGCCATGCAGAAACAGGGCGAGGCGGGCGCGAAGGTCGATCCGATCAAACGTGCCACGCCGAAGGTCGGCCGAAACGACCCCTGCCCGTGCGGCTCCGGCAAAAAGTACAAGCAGTGCCACGGCAAGGGCGCGTAA
- the efp_1 gene encoding Elongation factor P, translating into MIKASELKKGKVILHENNLYSVSDITRVSKGNWRSYLQAKLKSLKTGYVIDVRLAVDDRIETPFVETKQFEYLYREGNDFVVMDQTTFDQIHIPAEVIGDADQYLKGNEIITCSFVDGKIVGVELPNTVALKVVDTPPVVKGATATNQTKDAELETGLRVKVPPFIEIGEMLNIDTRTGEYLERA; encoded by the coding sequence ATGATCAAGGCGAGCGAACTCAAGAAGGGCAAGGTCATTCTCCACGAGAATAACCTCTATTCCGTCAGCGACATCACCCGCGTCTCGAAAGGCAACTGGCGCAGCTACTTACAGGCGAAGCTCAAGTCGCTCAAGACCGGCTACGTCATCGACGTGCGCCTGGCCGTGGACGACCGCATCGAGACGCCCTTTGTCGAGACCAAGCAGTTCGAGTACCTCTACCGCGAAGGCAACGATTTCGTTGTCATGGACCAGACCACCTTCGACCAGATTCATATTCCGGCGGAGGTGATCGGCGACGCGGACCAGTATTTGAAGGGCAACGAGATTATCACCTGCTCGTTTGTGGACGGGAAGATCGTCGGCGTTGAACTGCCCAACACGGTCGCCCTGAAGGTGGTGGACACGCCGCCGGTCGTGAAGGGCGCGACGGCCACCAACCAGACCAAGGACGCCGAGCTGGAAACTGGGCTGCGGGTGAAAGTGCCGCCGTTCATCGAGATCGGTGAGATGTTGAACATCGACACGCGTACGGGCGAGTACCTGGAGCGGGCTTGA
- the sigL_1 gene encoding ECF RNA polymerase sigma factor SigL has protein sequence MRMLQSLYEQHATALLRYLRRMFADAAAAEDVLQETFVRAAAKPERLEDADCPRAWLFAVARNVGLTQLRRRPCRPLPPAATAPADADVDRRETAEQVWAAIERLPTEMRETLELRLRDDLSYAEIAVVLEIPVGTVRSRLHHAVRKLRGELEAGQ, from the coding sequence GTGAGGATGCTTCAGTCTCTGTACGAGCAGCACGCGACCGCGCTGCTGCGCTACCTGCGGCGGATGTTCGCCGACGCCGCCGCCGCCGAGGATGTCCTGCAGGAGACGTTCGTCCGGGCCGCCGCGAAACCCGAACGGCTCGAAGACGCCGATTGCCCCCGTGCATGGCTGTTTGCGGTGGCCCGAAACGTCGGTCTGACCCAGTTGCGGCGGCGGCCCTGTCGGCCTCTGCCGCCGGCAGCCACCGCCCCCGCCGATGCTGACGTGGATCGGCGCGAGACGGCTGAGCAGGTGTGGGCGGCGATTGAGCGGCTGCCGACGGAGATGCGCGAAACGCTGGAGCTTCGCCTGCGAGACGACCTGAGCTACGCGGAAATCGCCGTGGTGCTCGAAATCCCGGTGGGAACGGTTCGCTCGCGGCTGCACCACGCCGTGAGAAAGCTGCGCGGCGAGCTGGAGGCTGGGCAATGA
- the thiS gene encoding Sulfur carrier protein ThiS has product MRLMVNGEEKTLQDVRTVADLLAQFDLPPQRVAVELNQNLVRRANFEQQALSEGDQLEIVTFVGGG; this is encoded by the coding sequence ATGCGGCTGATGGTGAACGGCGAGGAGAAAACGCTTCAAGACGTCCGCACCGTCGCCGATCTGCTGGCGCAGTTCGACTTGCCGCCGCAGCGCGTCGCCGTGGAGCTCAACCAGAACCTCGTCCGCCGGGCGAATTTCGAGCAGCAGGCGCTGAGCGAAGGCGACCAGCTCGAGATCGTCACGTTCGTAGGAGGCGGCTGA
- the thiG gene encoding Thiazole synthase: protein MHAAPLKIAGFEFESRLFVGTGKYLRGGEPDYELMRAALDASGCQVVTVAVRRERLYDPQGRSLLDFLDLKRYTILPNTAGCFSADDAIRSARLGRELLEGMNNRGAKWVKLEVLGDRKTLLPDPIETLRACETLLKEGFTVLAYSNDDPILARRLKDAGAASVMPLGSPIGSGQGILNPNNIRIILEDLKSGDAEYPVIVDAGVGTASDVTIAMELGADGVLLNTGIASAGDPVRMAHAMRLAIEAGWLAAQAGRIPRKLYASASSPMTDRIAPAAAK, encoded by the coding sequence ATGCACGCCGCGCCGCTGAAGATAGCCGGTTTCGAATTCGAGTCGCGCCTCTTCGTCGGCACGGGCAAGTACCTGCGCGGCGGCGAGCCGGACTATGAGCTGATGCGCGCGGCGCTCGACGCCTCCGGTTGCCAGGTGGTGACCGTCGCCGTGCGGCGCGAGCGGCTGTACGACCCGCAGGGCCGCAGCCTGCTCGATTTTCTCGATCTGAAGCGCTACACGATCCTGCCCAACACCGCCGGCTGCTTCAGCGCCGACGACGCCATCCGCTCGGCCCGGCTCGGGCGTGAGCTGCTGGAGGGCATGAACAACCGCGGGGCGAAGTGGGTGAAGCTGGAGGTGCTGGGAGATCGCAAGACGCTCCTGCCCGATCCGATCGAGACGCTGCGGGCGTGCGAGACGCTGCTGAAAGAGGGCTTCACCGTCCTGGCGTACTCGAACGACGATCCCATCCTGGCGCGGCGGCTCAAGGATGCGGGGGCGGCGAGCGTTATGCCGCTGGGCTCGCCAATCGGCAGCGGCCAGGGCATTCTGAATCCGAACAACATCCGCATCATTCTCGAGGATCTGAAATCCGGCGACGCGGAATACCCGGTGATTGTGGACGCGGGCGTCGGGACGGCATCGGACGTGACGATCGCCATGGAGCTGGGCGCCGACGGCGTGCTGCTCAATACCGGGATCGCCTCGGCCGGCGATCCGGTGCGGATGGCGCACGCGATGCGACTGGCGATCGAGGCCGGCTGGCTGGCGGCGCAGGCCGGGCGGATCCCACGGAAGCTGTATGCCAGCGCGTCGTCGCCGATGACCGATCGAATCGCTCCCGCCGCGGCGAAATAA
- a CDS encoding EVE domain protein, whose protein sequence is MPHWLVKSDPDEYSAADLERDGRTAWTGVSNALACRHLREMRAGDQVLVYHTGKAKAIVARARVESPADAADGKPGAVVLAFAGWLTAPVSLATIKSDAAFAELAIVRIGRLSVMPVSTPQWKRILALGKAAAKSP, encoded by the coding sequence ATGCCGCACTGGTTGGTCAAGAGCGACCCCGACGAGTACTCAGCCGCCGACCTGGAGCGCGACGGCCGTACTGCGTGGACCGGCGTATCGAACGCGCTGGCGTGCAGGCACCTGCGCGAGATGCGCGCCGGCGACCAGGTGCTGGTCTATCACACCGGTAAGGCCAAGGCGATTGTCGCGCGGGCGCGCGTCGAATCGCCGGCCGACGCCGCGGACGGCAAGCCCGGCGCCGTCGTCCTAGCTTTTGCCGGCTGGCTCACCGCACCCGTTTCGCTGGCAACCATCAAATCTGACGCCGCTTTCGCCGAATTGGCCATCGTGCGAATCGGCCGGCTCTCGGTCATGCCCGTTTCAACGCCGCAATGGAAGCGCATCCTGGCGCTTGGCAAGGCGGCGGCAAAATCGCCGTGA
- a CDS encoding tellurite resistance protein TehB, which produces MEAHPGAWQGGGKIAVSLRPLLPGRFLDARPQSAAEALPIAAAVNIPADELPQRTHELPPRERTVAIADTGPAAEAAAWLQSNGRRAELRSDWNYAGSVGEQCVRRLWEPAAFLAEVVARLAPGRVLDLACGSGRDAVFLAAGGWSVSAVDRLPDALGLARDLEDRCKGAIARPIQWVRGDLETPDIGLRPPFELSGGFDLIVIIRFLHRPLMRRVADWLRPGGSVVCETFTTLHRARHGKPAGTEHVLRPGELPALLGGLEITRFDEGWRGEIHTARVWATRY; this is translated from the coding sequence ATGGAAGCGCATCCTGGCGCTTGGCAAGGCGGCGGCAAAATCGCCGTGAGCCTGCGGCCGCTTCTTCCGGGTCGATTTCTCGACGCGCGCCCGCAGAGCGCCGCCGAGGCCCTGCCGATCGCGGCCGCCGTCAACATCCCGGCCGACGAGTTGCCCCAGCGCACGCACGAACTGCCGCCGCGCGAGCGGACCGTCGCGATCGCCGACACCGGGCCGGCGGCGGAAGCCGCGGCCTGGCTGCAATCGAACGGTCGGCGGGCGGAGCTGCGCAGCGACTGGAACTACGCCGGCAGCGTGGGCGAGCAGTGCGTTCGCCGGTTGTGGGAGCCGGCCGCTTTTCTGGCCGAGGTCGTCGCGCGGCTGGCGCCGGGACGGGTGCTCGACCTGGCCTGCGGCAGCGGGCGCGACGCGGTTTTTCTGGCGGCCGGCGGCTGGTCGGTCAGCGCCGTCGATCGCCTGCCCGACGCGCTCGGACTGGCGCGCGATCTCGAAGATCGCTGCAAGGGGGCGATTGCCCGGCCCATTCAATGGGTCCGCGGTGATCTCGAAACGCCGGACATCGGCCTCCGCCCGCCGTTCGAGTTGAGCGGCGGATTCGATCTCATCGTGATCATCCGTTTCCTGCATCGCCCGCTGATGCGCCGTGTTGCGGACTGGCTGCGGCCCGGCGGCAGCGTCGTGTGCGAGACGTTCACCACGCTGCACCGCGCGCGGCACGGCAAGCCGGCCGGAACGGAGCATGTCCTGCGGCCAGGTGAGTTGCCGGCGCTTCTTGGGGGCTTGGAAATCACCCGATTTGACGAGGGATGGAGGGGCGAGATTCACACGGCGCGGGTGTGGGCGACGCGCTACTGA
- the rbsR gene encoding Ribose operon repressor — MAKVTIEDISRRTGLSRGTVSRALNDRPDISQPTKDRVIQACRELNYVRSHAARSLATGRTFTVMVLLDHLESPTAVALLRGALAQAQANNYVIHVAELGHDDGVAAQYIASLAGRRDDGVLVAARLASEGWKALVEIAERQPLVSCVEVDGVECDILLSDHVESGRLAGRHLFAKDRQHALYVHAPAGSAAADRLTGFRETCGDRGVNPHDVLFELKGAAPSPAEADRLVEKFRTVDAVAASDDSLAVQLLALAARAGRHVGEDFALLGQGDTPLARAVTPPLTSIDDGAVEIGRRAITLILQRVSKSRLDAPETTRVAPTLIPRASTLPLQ; from the coding sequence ATGGCCAAAGTCACCATCGAAGACATCAGCCGTCGAACCGGCCTGTCGCGCGGGACCGTGTCGCGGGCCCTCAACGACCGCCCCGACATCAGCCAGCCCACCAAGGACCGCGTCATTCAGGCCTGTCGCGAGCTGAACTACGTCCGCAGCCACGCCGCGCGCTCGCTTGCGACCGGGCGCACCTTCACGGTCATGGTGCTGCTGGACCACTTGGAGTCGCCCACGGCCGTGGCGCTGCTGCGCGGCGCCCTGGCCCAGGCGCAGGCCAACAACTACGTCATTCACGTCGCCGAACTCGGCCACGATGACGGCGTCGCCGCGCAGTACATCGCCTCGCTCGCCGGTCGTCGCGACGACGGCGTGCTCGTCGCCGCACGGCTCGCAAGCGAAGGCTGGAAGGCCCTGGTCGAGATTGCCGAGCGCCAGCCGCTGGTCTCGTGCGTCGAGGTCGATGGCGTCGAGTGTGACATCCTGCTGAGCGACCACGTTGAAAGCGGGCGCCTCGCTGGCCGGCATCTCTTTGCCAAGGACCGGCAGCACGCGCTTTACGTGCACGCCCCCGCCGGCTCCGCCGCAGCCGACCGTCTGACCGGGTTTCGCGAGACCTGCGGCGATCGCGGCGTGAATCCGCACGATGTTCTCTTTGAGCTCAAGGGCGCGGCGCCGTCGCCGGCCGAGGCCGACCGGCTGGTGGAGAAATTCCGCACGGTTGACGCCGTCGCCGCATCCGATGATTCGCTCGCGGTGCAATTGCTGGCGCTGGCGGCCCGCGCCGGGCGGCACGTGGGCGAGGATTTCGCGCTGCTGGGCCAGGGCGACACGCCGCTGGCGCGGGCCGTCACGCCGCCGCTGACCTCGATTGACGACGGGGCCGTGGAAATCGGCCGGCGGGCGATCACGCTCATTCTGCAGCGCGTCAGCAAGTCGCGCCTGGACGCGCCCGAGACGACGCGCGTCGCGCCGACCCTCATTCCGCGCGCCTCGACCCTCCCGCTTCAGTAG
- a CDS encoding outer membrane biogenesis protein BamB, with the protein MQLRGPKCALSALVTCLVIASAAADSLAQGGASVLIKPRPDATEAYVEFTGEAVQKMSGPDGAPSKIETRSVYGLMLKSSAKGDGLQLDATLDRLFGFMSFGESIKSRFDSDDPEAEDASPDHKAAFTPILSMPLKITLDGQGVGAAVEGAEPIRQKLKALGEQNFVASSLAREDFADRSVMSAFGESLLVLLPNREVKTGETWKKTQHDDYPQVGKVILNYECKLEQVEKAADGDVAVIRFEGTVAKDADEKPAKDQRLGNMNGRFSGTAKFSVAKGCLIEMSRETTATVEVQPWWTKDQSAPLMKIEGEYKAGLAVRPAAERTQQKAEIARRLQDARAAREAEEAEALSGAVDPVTPENPPVAWLQWGGPDRNFSSTATGLANRWSKEGPAKLWERPLGDGFSAILCDGDALYTMYSLREKEDAFKGDEVVIALDAKSGKTIWEYKYAAPWPKDLQMEFGPGPHSTPVVVGDRVFAVGCTAQLTCLDKKSGKLIWSKDLLGEFKAALNGRGYGSSPLAHGGNIVLPVSSEKGHAVMAFAQSDGAVAWKLGDFEPGYASLLTIQVGGSEHLIAFTGKDVRGIDPAGGDKLWSIEHPTQWGANISTPIWNAADGLLFVSSAYGMGSRGVKIEKTGDGFAAKEAWFNPRMKIQHADAVRAGEWIYGSSGDFGPAFLACVNAKTGDFGWRQRGISKANVIHADGKLVVLDEDGTLYLVKADPGKYRLLAKAPGICHKTAWTAPTLCGRTLYVRDREKILALNLGAAAAP; encoded by the coding sequence ATGCAGCTTCGTGGGCCGAAGTGCGCTCTGAGTGCTCTGGTGACGTGTCTGGTCATAGCTTCGGCCGCGGCCGATTCGCTGGCGCAGGGCGGCGCGTCGGTCCTGATCAAGCCCAGGCCAGACGCCACGGAGGCGTACGTCGAGTTCACCGGCGAAGCTGTGCAGAAGATGTCCGGTCCGGATGGCGCGCCGTCGAAGATCGAGACGCGCTCGGTCTACGGGCTGATGCTGAAGTCCAGCGCGAAGGGTGACGGTTTACAGCTCGACGCGACGCTCGACCGCCTGTTCGGCTTCATGTCATTCGGCGAGTCGATCAAGAGCCGGTTCGACAGCGACGATCCCGAGGCGGAGGACGCCTCGCCGGATCACAAGGCTGCGTTCACGCCGATTCTGAGCATGCCGCTGAAGATCACGCTCGACGGGCAGGGCGTCGGCGCCGCGGTGGAAGGCGCCGAGCCGATCCGTCAGAAACTCAAAGCGCTGGGAGAGCAGAACTTCGTCGCCAGCTCGCTGGCCCGCGAGGACTTTGCGGACCGTTCGGTCATGTCCGCTTTCGGCGAATCGCTACTGGTGCTGCTGCCCAATCGCGAGGTGAAAACCGGCGAGACGTGGAAGAAAACCCAGCATGATGATTACCCGCAGGTCGGCAAGGTGATTCTCAACTACGAGTGCAAGCTCGAGCAGGTTGAGAAGGCGGCTGATGGGGACGTCGCGGTGATCCGGTTCGAGGGGACGGTCGCCAAGGACGCCGATGAAAAGCCGGCCAAGGACCAGCGGCTGGGCAACATGAACGGGCGTTTCAGCGGCACGGCGAAGTTCTCGGTCGCGAAAGGCTGCCTGATCGAAATGTCGCGCGAAACGACGGCCACGGTCGAGGTTCAGCCGTGGTGGACCAAGGACCAGTCGGCGCCGCTTATGAAAATCGAAGGTGAATACAAGGCCGGGCTTGCCGTCCGACCGGCCGCCGAACGCACCCAGCAGAAGGCGGAAATCGCCAGGCGATTGCAGGATGCCAGGGCCGCACGCGAAGCTGAAGAAGCCGAGGCTCTCTCAGGCGCGGTCGATCCGGTTACGCCGGAGAACCCGCCGGTCGCATGGCTGCAATGGGGCGGCCCGGACCGGAACTTCAGCAGCACGGCGACGGGTCTGGCGAACCGCTGGTCCAAGGAAGGGCCGGCGAAGCTGTGGGAGCGGCCGCTGGGCGACGGGTTTTCGGCGATTCTGTGCGACGGCGACGCGCTCTACACGATGTACTCGCTTCGCGAGAAGGAGGACGCGTTCAAGGGCGACGAGGTCGTGATCGCGCTCGACGCCAAGAGCGGCAAGACGATCTGGGAATACAAGTACGCCGCCCCGTGGCCGAAGGACCTTCAGATGGAATTCGGCCCGGGTCCGCACAGCACGCCGGTGGTCGTCGGCGATCGCGTCTTCGCGGTCGGCTGCACGGCGCAGCTCACGTGCCTCGACAAGAAGTCCGGCAAGCTGATCTGGTCGAAGGACCTGCTGGGCGAGTTCAAGGCGGCCCTGAACGGGCGCGGCTACGGCTCCAGCCCGCTGGCCCACGGGGGCAACATCGTGCTGCCCGTCAGCAGCGAGAAGGGCCACGCGGTGATGGCGTTTGCGCAGTCGGACGGCGCGGTCGCGTGGAAACTGGGAGACTTTGAGCCCGGCTATGCGTCGCTTCTGACCATCCAGGTGGGCGGCAGCGAACACCTGATCGCGTTCACCGGCAAGGACGTGCGCGGCATCGACCCGGCCGGAGGCGACAAACTGTGGAGCATCGAGCATCCGACGCAGTGGGGCGCGAATATCTCCACGCCGATTTGGAACGCCGCGGATGGGCTGCTCTTCGTCTCGTCGGCGTACGGAATGGGTTCGCGCGGCGTGAAGATCGAGAAGACGGGCGACGGCTTCGCGGCGAAAGAAGCGTGGTTCAACCCGCGAATGAAGATTCAGCATGCCGACGCCGTCCGCGCGGGCGAATGGATCTACGGCAGCAGCGGCGATTTCGGGCCGGCGTTTCTGGCGTGCGTGAACGCCAAGACGGGTGATTTCGGCTGGCGGCAGCGCGGCATCTCGAAGGCGAACGTGATTCACGCCGACGGCAAGCTGGTTGTCCTCGACGAAGACGGCACGCTGTATCTGGTGAAAGCGGACCCTGGCAAGTACCGCTTGCTCGCCAAGGCTCCGGGAATCTGCCACAAGACGGCCTGGACGGCGCCGACGCTTTGCGGGCGCACGCTGTACGTCCGCGATCGCGAGAAGATTCTGGCGCTGAATCTCGGTGCAGCCGCGGCGCCGTAG